Proteins encoded within one genomic window of Xiphophorus maculatus strain JP 163 A chromosome 11, X_maculatus-5.0-male, whole genome shotgun sequence:
- the LOC102224070 gene encoding mucin-5AC-like translates to MDVQTENTDPPPNESQPSGKIRKGFKLFGKRKPGSIFSIRNKGDGNNKSPVIRSKTSEGLYETPAQDSEQEQDKENGKDVKQEDGEQPEEEALGEDGVLATAPARTSISSASSAKSLGFLSLLRGGKRGVGDRRVHTVSQPVARQRRGLKGLFSNVKLRSKDKEDKEEAPPSPLLQSSRTNSVEIIKEDMTLTPKCQPRALDSPETESTGPVQSSAAPNSSAMTPSKTSATQVTSAENVSTTYEHVSPLLTPEPPLVPGESSLSSLLADISSLLTFDSISGGGDIMADVEAEWGKVSSAISADIPPSSTSSFFKSTLSSSPTTSSTVSSVATVKASSVAVSSSSLSTHSVELSSDCTPASTQGKQSPAPTSTKSSTFPSTSVTSSAPETIQSTMSAISTTTTPPPYASAPVGKASSFSPSLTSTADKQAPEIMRDPQNYASVSKPDRVSVSPKPVPVNHSPPISVTQPPSSSSFNKDKSTFFKPSQSSVLGTSIVSLTSSATSTIATTSSSSAPILSSKITSASTLTTTSGSTSKSTLTPNHLDLNKTVSDPGPYSTFTATIKTQPSSASVPAPSSASLGKIPPTTKASITSVSLDKILPAQPATAAAPTHVASLSSLTPSAVDRMKVSPAVTSIPVSKELSAPTHVETSQPKVCSAPPKVPVSVSKDPSGLAKPQDSLFKVPAEIPVSVSKDLSANVNMQESLSKVATSSDEIPVFVSKTPPPPATSKFSGSQTPVASSVHAPHPQSFPVSPPKATPAPVSQPKTPELKLASCPPPLVLCQIDTPSSDKVRGSVQASTDSLDGAGGQRSQGVPSKTKDQHHELPPKEKKTPQSKAMGLSKIPVVGGGKVSRQPVRENQHDEPSKDLTSPVLEEKPYFNSHNTGGKDKISSPEAIGLISKQLQEEHQQPQQAKVPTSSARDSKIPLKHGSGTHAASQVSQAKEPPRTKIPVSKVPVRRAGNKPATTGSSTQIRK, encoded by the coding sequence ATGGATGTACAGACTGAAAACACGGACCCGCCGCCTAATGAATCGCAGCCATCTGGAAAAATCAGAAAAGGATTCAAACTGTTTGGAAAACGTAAACCAGGTAGCATTTTTTCCATCAGAAACAAAGGAGACGGAAACAACAAGTCACCTGTTATCAGGAGTAAAACCTCAGAGGGACTATATGAGACTCCCGCTCAAGATTCAGAGCAGGAGCAAGATaaggaaaatggaaaagacGTGAAACAAGAAGATGGGGAGCAACCAGAGGAGGAGGCACTCGGTGAAGATGGCGTTCTGGCTACTGCCCCTGCTCGCACCTCCATCTCTTCAGCCAGCTCGGCCAAGTCCCTTGGTTTCCTCTCGCTGCTGAGGGGTGGGAAAAGAGGAGTGGGAGACCGAAGAGTGCACACAGTGTCGCAGCCTGTGGCTCGGCAACGTCGTGGTCTGAAGGGCCTCTTCAGCAATGTTAAGCTCCGATCAAAGGATAAGGAGGACAAAGAGGAAGCCCCTCCGAGCCCACTTCTCCAGTCATCTCGCACTAACAGCGTGGAAATCATAAAAGAGGACATGACACTCACACCTAAATGCCAGCCTCGTGCTCTGGACAGCCCTGAAACCGAGAGCACAGGACCTGTCCAGAGCTCAGCAGCTCCAAACAGTTCAGCCATGACCCCGTCAAAGACCTCAGCTACCCAGGTGACATCTGCCGAGAACGTGAGTACGACATACGAGCACGTGTCCCCGTTGCTTACCCCTGAACCCCCTCTGGTACCAGGTGAAAGCAGCCTGAGCTCACTGCTGGCAGATATCTCCTCTCTCCTGACCTTTGACTCAATCTCAGGGGGTGGAGACATCATGGCTGATGTGGAAGCAGAGTGGGGTAAAGTTAGCAGTGCCATCAGTGCTGACATCCCTCCATCATCTACATCTTCTTTCTTCAAATCtaccctctcctcctctcctacAACCTCCTCAACAGTCAGCAGTGTGGCTACTGTAAAAGCCTCCTCCGTAGCCGTCTCTTCTTCGTCTTTGAGTACTCACTCGGTTGAATTGAGTTCTGACTGTACTCCTGCCAGCACGCAAGGTAAACAATCTCCCGCTCCCACTTCAACAAAATCCTCAACTTTTCCCTCAACATCCGTGACATCTTCCGCTCCTGAGACGATTCAGTCCACAATGAGCGCCATCTCAACCACAACCACACCTCCTCCATATGCATCAGCCCCTGTGGGCAAAGCTTCTTCATTCAGTCCAAGTTTGACCAGTACAGCTGATAAACAGGCTCCAGAGATTATGCGGGATCCTCAAAATTATGCGTCTGTAAGTAAACCTGATCGTGTGTCTGTATCACCTAAACCTGTCCCAGTAAATCACAGTCCTCCCATCTCCGTCACCCAACCTCCCTCCAGTAGTAGTTTTAACAAGGACAAGTCCACTTTTTTCAAACCCTCTCAAAGTTCAGTGTTGGGAACATCCATTGTCTCCCTCACATCATCGGCAACCTCTACGATTGCAACTACATCCTCATCTTCTGCACCAATCCTTTCCTCAAAGATTACATCCGCCTCTACATTAACCACAACTTCTGGCTCGACATCCAAGTCCACCCTGACCCCTAACCATCTCGACcttaataaaacagtttctgaTCCTGGCCCTTATTCAACCTTCACTGCTACAATTAAAACCCAACCCAGCTCTGCGTCTGTCCCAGCTCCATCTTCAGCTTCATTAGGCAAAATTCCTCCCACAACCAAAGCCTCCATAACATCAGTTTCTTTAGATAAGATTCTCCCAGCTCAGCCTGCAACAGCAGCTGCCCCCACTCATGTTGCTTCATTATCATCACTGACTCCATCTGCTGTGGATCGGATGAAAGTTTCTCCTGCTGTTACATCAATTCCTGTGTCAAAAGAACTTTCTGCTCCAACTCACGTTGAAACTTCTCAACCTAAAGTTTGCTCTGCCCCTCCTAAAGTCCCAGTTTCTGTATCTAAGGATCCATCTGGTCTAGCTAAACCGCAGGACTCTTTATTTAAAGTTCCTGCTGAGATCCCAGTTTCTGTATCTAAAGATCTGTCTGCCAATGTCAATATGCAGGAGTCTTTGTCTAAAGTTGCTACTTCCTCTGATGAAATCCCAGTTTTTGTATCTAAAACTCCTCCTCCACCTGCCACCTCCAAATTTTCTGGATCTCAAACCCCTGTGGCATCATCTGTACATGCCCCCCACCCTCAATCTTTCCCTGTTTCTCCACCGAAAGCCACACCCGCCCCTGTTTCCCAGCCTAAAACTCCTGAGCTCAAACTTGCTTCTTGTCCTCCCCCCCTTGTGTTGTGTCAGATAGATACACCATCCTCTGATAAGGTCAGGGGTTCTGTGCAGGCATCGACAGATAGTCTGGATGGAGCAGGGGGACAGAGGAGCCAAGGTGTGCcgtcaaaaacaaaagatcaaCACCACGAGCTTCCCCCCAAAGAGAAGAAGACACCACAGTCAAAAGCAATGGGTCTAAGTAAAATACCTGTGGTTGGTGGAGGAAAAGTCAGCAGGCAGCCTGTTCGGGAAAACCAGCATGACGAACCAAGCAAGGACCTCACTTCGCCTGTGCTAGAAGAGAAACCCTATTTCAACTCACATAATACAGGAGGAAAAGATAAAATCAGCTCACCGGAGGCAATTGGGCTAATCTCAAAACAGCTCCAGGAGGAGCATCAGCAGCCCCAACAAGCAAAAGTTCCTACAAGTTCAGCGCGTGACTCAAAAATCCCTCTGAAGCATGGCAGCGGGACTCACGCTGCATCACAGGTCTCTCAGGCGAAAGAGCCCCCTCGTACAAAGATCCCTGTGTCCAAGGTGCCCGTCCGCAGGGCTGGTAATAAACCTGCCACTACAGGAAGCAGCACACAgataagaaagtaa
- the LOC102235308 gene encoding organic solute transporter subunit alpha-like yields the protein MATMDEAVETTVDPACLQEPPLALDMLMQLDVFGICLYSMLSFMSFVTLLLYLEQCVYIYKKVSYPKKTTIIWISGAAPVIATMACCGMWVPRAVMITDMTSNCYFAVVVYKVLVLLVEELGGTSDFLQRFSGKPFRINTGPCCCCCACFPHVPMSRGMLFLLKLGAIQYAILKTVLSILSVILWTNGTFNLADLEITGATIWINPFIGVLTVISLWPVGIIFMNTNILMRSLKIIPKYAMYQLILILSQLQTSIINILALNGSIACAPPLSSQARGSMLSQQIMIMEMFIISLVTRSLYRRIYDPLPSEEHDNEQNNKAALKAALEEHDV from the exons ATGGCCACCATGGATGAAGCCGTGGAAACCACCGTTGATCCGGCGTGTCTACAGGAACCTCCACTGGCTCTGGACATGCTCATGC AGTTAGATGTGTTTGGGATTTGCCTCTATTCCATGCTCTCCTTCATGTCCTTTGTTACCCTGCTGCTGTACCTGGAGCAGTGTGTGTACATTTACAAAAAGGTGTCCTATCCCAAGAAGACAACCATTATCTGGATAAGTGGTGCTGCACCA GTCATCGCCACCATGGCCTGCTGTGGGATGTGGGTTCCCCGCGCCGTGATGATCACAGACATGACATCAAACTG CTATTTTGCAGTTGTGGTGTacaaggttctggttctgctggttgaGGAGCTTGGAGGCACCAGTGATTTTCTACAACGATTTTCTGGGAAACCCTTCAGGATCAACACAGGAccctgctgttgctgctgcgcCTGCTTTCCTCATGTACCAATGTCACG ggGGATGTTATTCCTGCTGAAGCTGGGAGCTATACAGTATGCAATCCTAAAAACAGTTCTCTCTATCCTTTCTGTTATTCTCTGGACAAACGGCACCTTTAACCTAGCTGAT ctAGAGATCACTGGAGCAACCATTTGGATCAACCCATTCATTGGTGTTCTCACCGTCATCTCCCTTTGGCCTGTCGGTATCATCTTCATGAACACCAACATCCTAATGCGCAGTCTGAAAATTATTCCCAAGTATGCCATGTACCAA CTCATACTTATCCTGAGTCAGCTCCAGACATCCATCATCAACATCCTGGCCTTAAACGGATCCATCGCCTGCGCCCCTCCCCTCTCCTCTCAGGCTCGTGGATCCA TGTTGAGTCAGCAGATAATGATTATGGAGATGTTCATCATCAGCCTCGTCACCCGGTCTTTGTACCGCAGAATTTATGACCCACTTCCCTCTGAGGAGCACGACAATGAGCAGAACAACAAGGCGGCCCTGAAGGCTGCTCTGGAGGAGCATGACGTTTAA